Part of the Salinimonas iocasae genome, CCATACCGCGAAATTTCATCGGCTTTTTTACCTACGGGATAGCCCAGCCCGTCTAGACGTTCGTGGTGCTCGCTAACAATATTAATTAGATCAGGGGCGATAGAAGACGACGCTAAGGCTTCAACTCCATAAGTGACATGCTTTTTCATTTCTTCCATTTCTGCATCTGTCAGCCTTCCGGGCTTATGCAAAATATCATCCGCTATCTGAATTTTTCCCAAATCATGCAAAAAGCCCGCGTGCGCCAGCTCCTGTACAGCGTCATTTTCTAAGCCGACGAAACGAGCAAAGTTAGCCAGTATAATCGCGACATTCAGGGAGTGCTCTAAGAGATAATCGTCCTTTTCTTTTATCTTAGTCAGACATAGCAGCGCATCCGGGTTTCTGTCTATCGATGCCACCAGCTGCTGGGAAAACTCCCGTGGTATTTGCGCATCGAATGAGAGACCTTTACCCACCGCATCCAGCAAAACCTTCTGTATATCCTTCCCTTTACGGTGTAATTTTTCTGCGGTAACAATTTCAGCGGCAAACGTGGTTTTAGCCGTATTTTGATCTTTCGATGACTTACTCTTGGGCAAGACTGTTGATTCTCGGGGAAATTCGACCTGAAGCTTTTTAACGCCTTTCTTTTTTAACGCTGTAATAATGTCCTGGGAGGATACACGTCCACTGGAAGTGACTTTAACAGACCCGTTTTGCTCAGTAATCTGTCTGACTACCATACCGGGTCGAAGCTCATCAATTGAGATAGTTTTAACGACTGACTGACTCATCTACTACAAAATTCAGACTGAAAATTACTTTTCACAGAGTAGCCTAACTTCTTCATCCCGACAATTCGTGTAACATTAAATGTAGTGAAGGTTGCCACCGAAAGCGCTGCATATTCACCTTGTTGCCTGTGACTACGACACCTTCAGCCAATAAGGCGTCTTTTTGCGTAACTGCACTATTACCATCTACGGCTATCCGACCATCGGATTTGACCACACGATGCCAGGGCAAGCTGAGACTTGAAGGTGT contains:
- a CDS encoding MGMT family protein → MPQCAGHQQIYHVVSLIPSGCVASYGQVADLAGLPGRARLVGRLLKTTPSSLSLPWHRVVKSDGRIAVDGNSAVTQKDALLAEGVVVTGNKVNMQRFRWQPSLHLMLHELSG
- a CDS encoding HD-GYP domain-containing protein, which gives rise to MSQSVVKTISIDELRPGMVVRQITEQNGSVKVTSSGRVSSQDIITALKKKGVKKLQVEFPRESTVLPKSKSSKDQNTAKTTFAAEIVTAEKLHRKGKDIQKVLLDAVGKGLSFDAQIPREFSQQLVASIDRNPDALLCLTKIKEKDDYLLEHSLNVAIILANFARFVGLENDAVQELAHAGFLHDLGKIQIADDILHKPGRLTDAEMEEMKKHVTYGVEALASSSIAPDLINIVSEHHERLDGLGYPVGKKADEISRYGRMLAIADMYDALTADRCYKAGMSSQKAIKILLGEAPERLDKALLDQFIKCMGVFPVGSLVKLSNQKLAMVLKQNDSLAKPVVKVFYSLGGNHFLEPRDIDLSTDTRFQIENAVVASDYDIDFNTFFHRMVKV